In the genome of Kitasatospora cathayae, one region contains:
- a CDS encoding MFS transporter — MAISDTLSKNSPPKGGQSRGKGITLAVIAATQLMVVLDATIVNIALPHIKDALNFSTTDLSWVINAYTLTFGGLLLLGGRAGDILGRRRVFIFGTLLFGLASLLGGFAQDSGLLLAARALQGIGGAICSPTAFALIATNFEEGPERNKAFGVFSAVAGSGAAIGLLAGGVLTEYLNWRWVFFVNVPIAVLIAIAAPRYIAESERHPGRFDLPGAFTSTLGLVGLVYGFIRAANPNYGWSDGLTIGSFVGGAILLAAFFVIERRTDQPITPLHLFANRNRTGGLVMMLCLAAAMFGIFFYVVLFVQGPLGYSPLKAGVSFLPISVSIIIAAQIASNLQAKYGPKPFMVGGALLVTVGLTWLTQLHKDSGYLDGVLAPTVIFGFGMGLIFVPVMLLAVAGVPGEETGAASGLLNSMQQIGGSLGLSILTTVFAHYAVPEFKAQLPAFMQSATPEQLGYFKEHNDFPPGTDAANSVLTQGISHGFIVGAALAGVALLVALFAIKAKASDLPSGDTAGVAMH; from the coding sequence GTGGCTATCTCCGACACGCTCAGCAAGAACTCACCGCCGAAGGGCGGACAGAGCCGGGGGAAGGGCATCACCCTGGCCGTCATCGCGGCCACCCAGCTCATGGTGGTGCTCGACGCGACCATCGTGAACATCGCGCTGCCGCACATCAAGGACGCGCTGAACTTCTCGACCACCGACCTGTCGTGGGTCATCAACGCCTACACGCTGACCTTCGGCGGACTGCTGCTGCTCGGCGGTCGGGCCGGCGACATCCTCGGCCGCCGCCGGGTGTTCATCTTCGGCACCCTGCTGTTCGGCCTGGCCTCGCTGCTGGGCGGCTTCGCCCAGGACAGCGGCCTGCTGCTGGCCGCCCGCGCGCTCCAGGGCATCGGTGGCGCGATCTGTTCGCCGACCGCCTTCGCCCTGATCGCCACCAACTTCGAGGAGGGACCGGAGCGCAACAAGGCGTTCGGCGTCTTCTCGGCGGTGGCCGGTTCGGGCGCCGCGATCGGCCTGCTGGCCGGCGGCGTGCTCACCGAGTACCTGAACTGGCGCTGGGTCTTCTTCGTCAACGTGCCGATCGCCGTCCTGATCGCGATCGCCGCGCCGCGCTACATCGCCGAGTCCGAGCGCCACCCCGGCCGCTTCGACCTGCCCGGTGCCTTCACCTCGACGCTCGGCCTGGTCGGCCTGGTCTACGGCTTCATCCGGGCCGCCAACCCGAACTACGGCTGGTCGGACGGCCTCACCATCGGCTCCTTCGTCGGCGGTGCGATCCTGCTGGCCGCGTTCTTCGTGATCGAGCGGCGCACCGACCAGCCGATCACCCCGCTGCACCTGTTCGCCAACCGCAACCGCACCGGCGGCCTGGTGATGATGCTCTGCCTGGCCGCGGCCATGTTCGGCATCTTCTTCTACGTCGTCCTGTTCGTGCAGGGGCCGCTCGGGTACAGCCCGCTCAAGGCGGGCGTGTCGTTCCTGCCGATCAGCGTGTCGATCATCATCGCCGCACAGATCGCGTCCAACCTGCAGGCCAAGTACGGCCCGAAGCCGTTCATGGTGGGCGGCGCGCTGCTGGTCACCGTCGGCCTCACCTGGCTGACCCAGCTCCACAAGGACAGCGGCTACCTGGACGGCGTGCTCGCCCCCACGGTGATCTTCGGCTTCGGCATGGGTCTGATCTTCGTCCCGGTGATGCTGCTCGCCGTCGCGGGTGTCCCCGGTGAGGAGACCGGCGCCGCATCCGGACTGCTCAACTCGATGCAGCAGATCGGGGGTTCGCTCGGCCTCTCGATCCTGACCACGGTCTTCGCGCACTACGCCGTGCCCGAGTTCAAGGCGCAACTGCCCGCGTTCATGCAGAGCGCCACACCGGAACAGCTGGGCTACTTCAAGGAGCACAACGACTTCCCGCCGGGCACCGACGCCGCCAACTCGGTGCTGACCCAGGGGATCTCGCACGGCTTCATCGTGGGCGCGGCGCTCGCCGGGGTCGCGCTGCTGGTCGCTCTGTTCGCGATCAAGGCGAAGGCCAGCGACCTGCCGAGCGGCGACACCGCCGGCGTCGCGATGCACTGA